CCTGTTCCTTGAGCGTCTTGCGCAGATCGGCGGGGATGTTGCCGGCGCGTACCGCGAGCTCCAGGCGGATTTCTTCCAGGCTCTGGGCGAAGGCGTCCTGATCGTCAAGCTGGGGCTTGGCCAGTACGCGGCTGTAAACGGTACTGTCACTCTCGTCGAGCAAGGCGAGGATGATGCTGCCATCAGGCCGTGGCGAACTGAAGTTGGCACGCAGCGGAGTGAACAGATGATCGACGAGTTGCTGGTTGGTGAGTTCCATAACCTACTCCATCCTGAGATTGGCAATTTTTGACATCAGGATGATAGATAGGTTCAAGCGACGAGCGACTGGCGGGTACGTTCGATCACCTGTTGCAACGACTCGTCATTGTACTGACCCGGATAAAGACGCTGGCTGTACTGGGCGATACCGGTCTTGTCGACGAGGGTAAAGCTGAAGCTGCCCTTGCGCGCTGCCTGGATGCGGCAATCGAACGGGGCGAAGGCGTGGGTCAGGGTGCTGATGGCTTTCTGGATCTGATGTTGAGTATTCAT
The genomic region above belongs to Pseudomonas sp. GOM7 and contains:
- a CDS encoding DUF3509 domain-containing protein gives rise to the protein MELTNQQLVDHLFTPLRANFSSPRPDGSIILALLDESDSTVYSRVLAKPQLDDQDAFAQSLEEIRLELAVRAGNIPADLRKTLKEQDSVLSYRTA